ctcatctattaGAGGCTTCTTCTCTGgattaataaattagaaaaaaaaaaaaaggtatttcttCTGATGAGAACATGTCTTCCTAAACTGGCCTGGAAACCAGAAGCCCTTTCTCCAATCAGTGCAGCCTCCTTGGGCTCATGGGTCAGCTCCCAAAGCATGGGCTGGCGGGATTTAAGGATGCACTCACCACCTTGTTTGTTGTGTTTCTGCAGTGAAAATTACCTGGTAATATCTGATGGTTTGGTCACCCTCCCTAGACAAGATGAGACAGCTCCCACAGTACTCTTTGGAACTGTAATAGCCCTTCACTCACTACTGGGCAGCTCAATTTCTTCCGCCACTTAGGACTGGCAGAATCTATTGATTGCATACATTCGGGTAAACCCCTTCCTTGTAACTCTTTTTCCAACATTATACAAAATTTCCACGTGTGCATTGCCAAAAGTCAAGTCCTTGAATTGCTAGGAATTTGGGAATCAAAAAAGTAacctcatgggctggggatgtggctcaagcggtagcgcgctcacctggcatgtgcggggcgctgggttccatcctcagcaccacataaaaaaaataaaataaagatgttgtccaccaaaaactaagaaataaatattttaaaaaacctttctctctctctctttaaaaaaaaggtaacctcacattttttaaaaaatgtgccaaAGATAACATGTATGGCACTCTACTGAAACTGCTGGATTTGGGAGAGACAAAAACAAGAACATTATGAAGTTTGCAGGCTGGGTATAGGAGAAGTCTCAATAGACATGGATGATTTATGCATCTGTAAAACACAAGATGCTCTTTCTAAAATTagtcatttaattcttatttgcCCTTGTTTCTTTGCCTGCCACAAAGAGAAATTTATGCAGACTCTGAAGTTTAGAAAAAGGAATGTTTCCCCTGCACCTATCGccaaataatttcttcttctgaacATGAGCAAGAGTTGCCAAATGGAGAATATTCCACACCCCATCTCCATTCCAGAGTGGTTCTATGCTAAGATGTAAACGATGCTACTTTGTAGTAGCAATAGCATCAAGCCATAACCACACAAAGAAAGTCTAGGGATATTTCAAATGTATATGGTCATATCATATGCATATCATTAAAACATCACACAAAGGTACAGGGAAACAATTTGCAGTGCTTATGAGGACCAAAGTGAGCATCTCTCCTCTGCAATCTGGTGATGGCACCACTCACACATACCTCTCTCCCACTTCCTCTCTTCCCCCAGGAAATACATTTTAACAAAGTGATTATAAGTTGCTGATTTCCTTTCTCTAGTTCCTCCCATATCCCAGGAACATGCTTCTTTGAATTCAACAGTAGACATGAGCAGATATCAAGATTATGAGATTTTAATGGGCAGAGACTAGAATTTGTTTTTGTATACATATTAACTTTCTTGGCACAAGAATTATGCCAAGAAATTGTACACACAATGTGGCAGAGAGGAGTTATGATTTCTTGGGATACTAAATAATCCACACAGAGCAGGTACCACCTACCACTGATTTGGAGAAGGGCTAATCTTTGAGGAGATGACAGCAGCGTTTCACTCCATGCCCAAGAGCCTCTTTGACTTTGTCATTGCGGAGAGTGAAGATGAAAGGGTTCAGGAAAGGGGTCACCACAGACACCAGCAGTGATGCTACCCTGTTGTACTCAGCCGCCTGCGTTTGCTTGGGTTTCACATAGAGGAACAAGCAGCTGCCATAGCCAATCACAACGAAAGTGAAGTGGgaggcacaggtggagaaggctttcctCCGGCCCGAGGCGGAGGGGATCTTGAGGATGGTGGAGATGATGTAGCTGTAGGAGACAATTGTAGGGGTCAAAGAACCAATGATGATGAAAACAGCCATCAGAAAAAGAATAAACTCCGTGAAAAGAGTATCATCACAGGACAGTGTGAGCAATTGTCCTCGGTCACAGTAAAAATGGTCTAGCAGATTTGATTTGCAGAAAGTAAACTGGAATGTGGCATAAACTGGCCAGATTTCAGAAAGGAACCCAAAGAGCCAAGACACAATTACCACCGAGTTGCAGGTGCGGCTGGTCATGATGATGTTGTACCTCAAAGGGTCACACACAGCCACCTACGGTCCACGGCCATCGCTCCAAGCAGTGTGAACTCTGTGGTTCCCACGGCAAGGTACAGGAAGAGTTGGACAACACATCCAGTCAGAGATATTGTCTGCGTCCCAGGGAGCAGCAATCCCCAAAGCATCACAGGAACAATTATGGTTGTGATCAGGATCTCCAGGACAGAGAGGTGAGcgaggaagaaatacatgggggACTGGAGACGTCTGTCAACACACACAATGGTGATGATGACCATGTTTCCCATTAGTGTCAccaagtagaagaaaaagaagagagcaaAAAGAGTGCTGCGCAGATCTTGGGACCCAGGAAAGCCTCGGAGGCGGAATTCGGTGGCACTGGAGTGGTTGTCCATCACTGGGTTCTCGCTTCTGCTTCTTGAGAAACTTGGAGAGCAAAATAAAGAGAGAGCATTGCTCCCCGTGGTCCTGCTCTCAAGAGAGAAGGAAGATCAGGATGAGAAACTATTTCCCACCTGAGGACCAGGAGACATGCCCACCACTGTTCTCTGCACACAGCCAGAGCTCACTATGGAAGCATCGAGTCTGTGA
This is a stretch of genomic DNA from Ictidomys tridecemlineatus isolate mIctTri1 chromosome 2, mIctTri1.hap1, whole genome shotgun sequence. It encodes these proteins:
- the Or9a2 gene encoding LOW QUALITY PROTEIN: olfactory receptor 9A2 (The sequence of the model RefSeq protein was modified relative to this genomic sequence to represent the inferred CDS: inserted 1 base in 1 codon), which encodes MDNHSSATEFRLRGFPGSQDLRSTLFALFFFFYLVTLMGNMVIITIVCVDRRLQSPMYFFLAHLSVLEILITTIIVPVMLWGLLLPGTQTISLTGCVVQLFLYLAVGTTEFTLLGAMAVDRXVAVCDPLRYNIIMTSRTCNSVVIVSWLFGFLSEIWPVYATFQFTFCKSNLLDHFYCDRGQLLTLSCDDTLFTEFILFLMAVFIIIGSLTPTIVSYSYIISTILKIPSASGRRKAFSTCASHFTFVVIGYGSCLFLYVKPKQTQAAEYNRVASLLVSVVTPFLNPFIFTLRNDKVKEALGHGVKRCCHLLKD